The following are encoded together in the Prionailurus viverrinus isolate Anna chromosome B3, UM_Priviv_1.0, whole genome shotgun sequence genome:
- the LOC125167671 gene encoding pleckstrin homology domain-containing family A member 4-like isoform X2, translating to MQASARPPDCGSDEARAAHEGGKNCPMPATVARARGLLSKGETWRARADLLGQRQHPSDPGFPWPPPRRLHPENARTGGRPAARRGSRFCSPNPRALCLRVPWTTAACRLPGARGVWNIPTGRLSFLLSGAPSTLAPPRRRSARGTVGPAELVVSRRTPGLGGMTGPPGQPPGHTLPRAGPRLQPPPSFSLCSLHRVPRLGPRWHLWPDRARPGSAPGSSWVHRHQGRPSLLLRPGSPPGRPHRCVSGHRTGSPEFPLGVPFLPPVASDRPSPFQPLILTRRPLPLPSHSPSPKRGRAAAQDGPFAF from the exons ATGCAGGCCTCTGCTCGGCCCCCGGACTGTGGCAGTGACGAG GCCAGGGCGGCACACGAAGGCGGGAAAAACTGCCCTATGCCCGCAACTGTGGCGCGGGCTCGAGGCCTTCTGTCGAAGGGAGAGACCTGGAGAGCACGGGCCGACCTACTCGGCCAGCGGCAGCACCCCTCGGACCCCGGCTTCCCGTGGCCGCCTCCGCGCCGGCTCCATCCGGAGAACGCACGGACCGGCGGCCGGCCTGCTGCTCGCAGGGGCTCGCGGTTCTGTTCCCCAAACCCCCGCGCTCTGTGCCTCCGGGTTCCGTGGACCACGGCCGCGTGCCGACTCCCGGGGGCACGCGGCGTGTGGAACATTCCTACCGGCcgactctctttccttctcagcgGAGCTCCGTCCACCCTCGCTCCTCCCCGAAGGCGCTCAGCGCGGGGCACCGTCGGGCCGGCGGAGCTCGTGGTGTCCCGGCGGACCCCGGGCCTGGGCGGGATGACGGGTCCCCCGGGGCAGCCTCCCGGGCACACGTTGCCCAGAGCAGGGCCACGGTTGCAGCCACCCCCCTCCTTCAGCCTGTGCTCCCTGCACCGTGTCCCCCGCCTGGGCCCCCGTTGGCACCTGTGGCCTGACCGCGCTCGCCCCGGCTCCGCTCCTGGGTCCTCCTGGGTCCATCGGCATCAGGGACGTCCCTCCCTGCTCCTTCGCCCGGGTTCTCCTCCGGGGCGTCCGCACCGCTGCGTATCTGGTCACCGCACCGGAAGCCCCGAATTCCCCCTCGGCGTCCCCTTCCTGCCGCCAGTGGCCAGTGACCGCCCGAGCCCTTTCCAGCCACTCATCTTGACCCGGCGCCCCCTTCCGCTCCCGTCACACTCCCCGTCCCCCAAGCGCGGCAGGGCCGCTGCTCAGGACGGGCCATTTGCCTTCTAG
- the LOC125167671 gene encoding uncharacterized protein LOC125167671 isoform X1, producing the protein MGRRRRELAPWRPFQRPARTTVRVQASGSGETGHGSPHEGGLTWAQLVSRATSRMAPLRQVYLMAPEWEAVGGQPLVAGVGVPVSSRAPPAGPGGDRLETLPSLLAPAPVPWDHVQSHRAHRPSSQALLSGAFQARAAHEGGKNCPMPATVARARGLLSKGETWRARADLLGQRQHPSDPGFPWPPPRRLHPENARTGGRPAARRGSRFCSPNPRALCLRVPWTTAACRLPGARGVWNIPTGRLSFLLSGAPSTLAPPRRRSARGTVGPAELVVSRRTPGLGGMTGPPGQPPGHTLPRAGPRLQPPPSFSLCSLHRVPRLGPRWHLWPDRARPGSAPGSSWVHRHQGRPSLLLRPGSPPGRPHRCVSGHRTGSPEFPLGVPFLPPVASDRPSPFQPLILTRRPLPLPSHSPSPKRGRAAAQDGPFAF; encoded by the coding sequence ATGGGCAGGAGGCGGAGGGAGTTAGCGCCGTGGAGACCTTTCCAGAGGCCGGCCCGGACCACCGTGCGCGTGCAGGCGTCTGGAAGCGGGGAGACAGGTCATGGGTCCCCGCATGAAGGGGGCTTGACGTGGGCCCAGCTCGTCTCTCGGGCCACGTCCCGCATGGCCCCGCTTCGGCAGGTGTACCTGATGGCACCCGAGTGGGAGGCGGTGGGCGGGCAGCCCCTGgtagcgggggtgggggtgcccgtGTCCTCCAGAGCTCCGCCTGCGGGCCCCGGTGGCGACAGGCTGGAAACGCTCCCGTCCCTTCTCGCCCCCGCTCCTGTTCCCTGGGATCACGTCCAGAGTCACAGAGCCCACAGACCCTCGTCCCAGGCTCTGCTTTCTGGTGCATTCCAGGCCAGGGCGGCACACGAAGGCGGGAAAAACTGCCCTATGCCCGCAACTGTGGCGCGGGCTCGAGGCCTTCTGTCGAAGGGAGAGACCTGGAGAGCACGGGCCGACCTACTCGGCCAGCGGCAGCACCCCTCGGACCCCGGCTTCCCGTGGCCGCCTCCGCGCCGGCTCCATCCGGAGAACGCACGGACCGGCGGCCGGCCTGCTGCTCGCAGGGGCTCGCGGTTCTGTTCCCCAAACCCCCGCGCTCTGTGCCTCCGGGTTCCGTGGACCACGGCCGCGTGCCGACTCCCGGGGGCACGCGGCGTGTGGAACATTCCTACCGGCcgactctctttccttctcagcgGAGCTCCGTCCACCCTCGCTCCTCCCCGAAGGCGCTCAGCGCGGGGCACCGTCGGGCCGGCGGAGCTCGTGGTGTCCCGGCGGACCCCGGGCCTGGGCGGGATGACGGGTCCCCCGGGGCAGCCTCCCGGGCACACGTTGCCCAGAGCAGGGCCACGGTTGCAGCCACCCCCCTCCTTCAGCCTGTGCTCCCTGCACCGTGTCCCCCGCCTGGGCCCCCGTTGGCACCTGTGGCCTGACCGCGCTCGCCCCGGCTCCGCTCCTGGGTCCTCCTGGGTCCATCGGCATCAGGGACGTCCCTCCCTGCTCCTTCGCCCGGGTTCTCCTCCGGGGCGTCCGCACCGCTGCGTATCTGGTCACCGCACCGGAAGCCCCGAATTCCCCCTCGGCGTCCCCTTCCTGCCGCCAGTGGCCAGTGACCGCCCGAGCCCTTTCCAGCCACTCATCTTGACCCGGCGCCCCCTTCCGCTCCCGTCACACTCCCCGTCCCCCAAGCGCGGCAGGGCCGCTGCTCAGGACGGGCCATTTGCCTTCTAG